A stretch of Desulfitobacterium dichloroeliminans LMG P-21439 DNA encodes these proteins:
- a CDS encoding hydrogenase small subunit, translating to MRIVKREGNPSESGYQLLERKGISRRDFLKMCTITCTALGLDLCLAPQIAEAAAANLSKKPLIWMQGQGCTGCSESLLASLDPSPDQIILDVLSVRYHPTLMAAAGEQAVQSMEECIAKGNYILVLEGSIPTADPRYCMVEGKSFIDQFKKAAANAEVVIAVGSCACYGGIPRAGFTGAVGAQDVLSGAKIVNLPSCPVKPDRLVSVILYYLSENALPLLDELKRPVAYYRYTLHDSCDRRLHFEKDEFLEDWNDAETTDYCLYHKGCKGQDTYTTCAASWWNDGVSYCGHAGSPCAGCSEPEYYDGFAPLFVNPKEEK from the coding sequence GTGAGGATTGTGAAACGAGAGGGTAACCCATCTGAAAGTGGATATCAGCTTCTCGAAAGAAAAGGGATATCCAGAAGAGACTTTCTGAAAATGTGCACAATCACATGCACGGCACTTGGACTTGATTTGTGTTTGGCTCCCCAAATTGCGGAGGCAGCAGCAGCAAACTTGTCAAAGAAACCATTGATTTGGATGCAAGGACAGGGGTGTACTGGATGTAGTGAATCATTATTAGCTTCCCTTGATCCGAGTCCGGACCAAATTATCCTTGATGTCCTTTCCGTACGCTACCATCCCACATTAATGGCAGCCGCTGGAGAGCAAGCAGTTCAAAGTATGGAGGAATGTATAGCCAAAGGAAATTACATACTGGTTCTTGAGGGATCGATTCCAACGGCCGATCCTCGTTATTGCATGGTGGAAGGTAAATCTTTTATTGACCAATTTAAGAAGGCTGCTGCTAACGCTGAAGTTGTAATTGCTGTGGGTTCCTGTGCTTGCTATGGCGGCATTCCACGGGCAGGCTTCACGGGAGCAGTGGGGGCGCAAGATGTGCTTAGTGGGGCTAAGATTGTAAATCTACCGAGTTGCCCGGTTAAGCCGGATCGTTTAGTCAGCGTAATTCTATATTATTTGAGCGAAAACGCTTTGCCTTTACTGGACGAACTTAAGCGGCCAGTAGCCTATTATCGCTATACCTTACATGATAGTTGTGATCGCCGGTTGCACTTTGAAAAGGATGAATTCCTAGAGGATTGGAATGACGCCGAAACAACAGACTATTGCCTCTACCATAAGGGGTGTAAAGGACAAGATACTTACACCACTTGCGCCGCTTCATGGTGGAATGATGGAGTGAGCTATTGTGGTCATGCAGGGTCACCATGTGCCGGTTGTAGTGAGCCTGAGTACTATGATGGATTTGCGCCCCTATTTGTGAATCCTAAGGAGGAGAAGTAG
- a CDS encoding DUF421 domain-containing protein — protein sequence MMIIAIRTFILYMIVIMALRLMGKREIGQLQPFELVVILMISDMAAIPSEDIGIPLISGIIPIMILVLMSVALSYLELKSERARDILNGTPSILIERGKIVEHELVRNRLPLTDLIEELRMRSIPNIADVEFAILETNGQISVLPKATKRPVTPGDLKLQPEYEGLPVVFIMDGLLNKRAFALSGKDQTWLDRELQKHQLKGIEEVLFASLDSSGQLYLQEKKRTHRKNNGK from the coding sequence ATGATGATAATTGCCATAAGAACATTTATTCTCTATATGATTGTCATTATGGCCTTGCGCCTCATGGGAAAACGCGAAATTGGTCAACTGCAACCTTTTGAGTTAGTCGTTATTCTTATGATATCGGATATGGCGGCCATCCCCAGTGAAGATATTGGGATTCCTCTTATTTCGGGGATTATTCCCATTATGATCTTGGTGTTGATGAGTGTTGCCTTGTCTTATCTGGAGTTAAAGAGTGAGCGCGCTCGGGATATCTTGAATGGGACTCCCTCGATATTAATTGAACGAGGTAAAATAGTCGAGCATGAATTGGTGCGCAATCGTCTGCCCCTAACAGATTTGATTGAAGAGCTTAGAATGCGGAGTATACCCAATATTGCCGATGTAGAATTTGCGATTCTGGAGACGAATGGTCAAATTAGTGTCCTGCCCAAAGCAACCAAACGCCCCGTGACCCCAGGGGACTTGAAACTCCAGCCTGAATATGAGGGATTGCCGGTGGTATTTATTATGGATGGCCTCTTGAATAAAAGAGCTTTTGCCTTATCCGGCAAAGATCAGACCTGGCTGGACCGGGAACTCCAAAAGCATCAATTGAAGGGAATAGAAGAGGTTCTGTTTGCCAGCCTTGATTCTTCGGGGCAATTATATCTTCAAGAAAAGAAGCGCACGCATAGAAAAAACAACGGTAAGTAA
- a CDS encoding UxaA family hydrolase, whose translation MKKQAVVIHELDNVATCVDHFTAGTAISYFRGDREEQVLLCQDIPLGHKFAIRTIAKNEDVRKYAESIGVATIDIQPGQHVHVHNLESKRGRGDLEQCKGDY comes from the coding sequence ATGAAAAAACAAGCCGTTGTCATTCATGAACTTGATAATGTGGCTACCTGTGTCGATCATTTTACCGCCGGAACAGCCATTTCCTACTTTCGTGGGGATAGAGAAGAGCAAGTTTTACTCTGTCAAGATATTCCTTTAGGACATAAATTTGCTATTCGTACCATTGCTAAAAATGAAGATGTCCGGAAATACGCTGAGAGCATCGGTGTTGCTACGATAGATATTCAACCCGGCCAGCACGTTCATGTGCATAACCTGGAATCCAAACGCGGTAGGGGCGATTTGGAGCAGTGTAAGGGGGATTATTGA
- a CDS encoding zinc metalloprotease HtpX has translation MSGIGNQLKTVLLMSLLTVLVILAGGALGGRGGMQMAFLFAMVMNFGSYWFSDKMALAMTKAVPLSREQSPELYETVENLADNAGLPMPRLYMTPSPQPNAFATGRNPNHAAIAVTQGLMQILNREELEGVLAHEMAHIKNRDILISTLAAVMAGVLTMLANWAQWALMFGGLGGDDDEGGSGLAMLPMIILGPLAAMLVQMGISRSREYLADSTGSEIAGNSYGLANALQKLERSSQVIPMNVNPSASHMFIVNPLKAKRVANLFSTHPPIEERVKRLYDMERR, from the coding sequence ATGAGTGGAATCGGAAACCAGCTGAAAACTGTTCTTCTGATGAGTTTATTAACTGTACTTGTGATTTTAGCCGGAGGGGCACTAGGTGGCCGAGGCGGTATGCAAATGGCCTTCTTGTTTGCTATGGTTATGAATTTTGGTAGCTATTGGTTTAGTGACAAGATGGCTCTAGCTATGACTAAAGCTGTTCCGCTTAGCCGCGAACAAAGCCCAGAACTCTACGAGACGGTGGAAAATCTTGCTGATAATGCCGGTCTGCCCATGCCAAGGCTCTATATGACTCCTTCGCCTCAGCCCAATGCTTTTGCTACGGGAAGGAATCCTAATCACGCGGCCATTGCCGTGACCCAGGGCCTGATGCAGATCCTTAACCGCGAAGAGCTGGAAGGGGTATTAGCCCATGAAATGGCACATATCAAGAATCGGGATATCCTCATCAGCACCCTTGCGGCAGTCATGGCCGGGGTCTTAACCATGCTTGCCAATTGGGCACAGTGGGCATTGATGTTTGGGGGATTAGGTGGGGATGATGACGAGGGTGGTTCTGGTCTAGCGATGCTTCCGATGATTATTCTGGGACCACTGGCTGCCATGCTGGTACAAATGGGGATTTCACGTTCGCGCGAGTATCTTGCTGATTCTACCGGTTCGGAGATTGCAGGTAACTCGTATGGCTTAGCCAATGCTTTACAAAAACTAGAACGTAGCTCACAAGTTATTCCGATGAATGTTAACCCTTCAGCAAGTCACATGTTCATTGTCAATCCTTTGAAGGCCAAGAGAGTGGCCAATTTATTTAGTACGCACCCTCCCATAGAGGAGAGGGTAAAGCGTCTCTATGATATGGAACGTCGGTAA
- a CDS encoding DUF4363 family protein, whose product MLRTYLTVGIIILVLVLGSYWHNQYINSSASSLEGMLIAVEDIIQNRHWGNANQQMDQLKKEWDETKKLWSILLDHQEIDTIDLSLKRAEKYILEQEAALSLGEVAALRLLFHHIADTETITLQNIL is encoded by the coding sequence ATGCTGAGAACCTATCTTACAGTTGGTATAATTATCTTGGTGCTTGTCTTGGGAAGCTATTGGCACAACCAATATATTAATTCCTCCGCATCCTCTTTAGAAGGAATGCTCATCGCGGTGGAAGACATCATTCAAAATAGACATTGGGGAAATGCTAATCAGCAGATGGATCAGCTGAAAAAAGAGTGGGATGAAACAAAAAAACTATGGAGTATTTTACTCGATCACCAAGAAATTGATACTATAGACCTTAGTTTAAAGCGTGCCGAAAAATACATCCTAGAACAGGAGGCTGCTCTAAGCTTGGGGGAGGTTGCAGCCTTACGTCTATTGTTCCATCATATTGCGGATACCGAGACAATTACCCTACAGAATATCCTTTAA
- a CDS encoding Ger(x)C family spore germination protein, which translates to MDFPSYKRWLSLIPCVLSLLLLSGCWSHRELNAIGIVSGVGVDLTESGKIQLTAQVITPAGSKAKGQEGGKESVRVLTSEGDTYFDALRGFMNKSGDRLFYPHTQVIVFGEDLARAGLSPVLDFMQRDPEIRMLTWLLVTEGKAEDVMRGKSREDSIPAMHISRLIDDYKSASQSIPVNLLDFTNMIYVDGYEPTLGKIIFSEEKGEPIYNAEGGAVFKGDRLIGWLDGEEARSYLWVMDNIKGGIIAYVPDENSLEGRIAFEIIRAKSKLKPILEEDGTLRMVVEVEAQCNIGELMNHKEITRLEEFQELKRILTQCVIDETQVIVDKAQKELESDILAFGLAVKRRYPQYWNEHQTEWETIFPELDVEILVHAQINTRGSIR; encoded by the coding sequence ATGGATTTTCCAAGCTATAAAAGATGGTTAAGCTTGATTCCCTGTGTGCTTTCTTTACTTCTTCTCTCAGGATGCTGGAGTCACCGGGAGCTCAATGCAATTGGGATCGTCAGTGGGGTAGGGGTGGATCTGACCGAGAGTGGTAAGATACAGCTGACGGCTCAAGTCATCACTCCTGCAGGTTCCAAAGCCAAGGGTCAAGAGGGAGGTAAGGAATCGGTGCGCGTGCTGACCAGCGAAGGGGATACCTATTTTGATGCTCTTCGCGGTTTTATGAATAAATCGGGGGATAGGCTTTTTTATCCCCATACTCAGGTCATCGTCTTTGGTGAAGATTTAGCCAGAGCAGGGTTAAGCCCGGTATTAGACTTTATGCAACGGGATCCGGAAATTCGCATGTTGACCTGGCTTTTAGTGACAGAAGGAAAGGCCGAGGATGTCATGCGGGGGAAATCAAGGGAGGATAGTATTCCAGCCATGCATATTAGTCGATTAATAGATGATTATAAATCGGCTTCCCAGAGCATTCCTGTAAATCTCTTGGATTTTACGAATATGATCTATGTGGATGGTTATGAGCCCACCCTAGGTAAAATCATATTCTCTGAGGAAAAGGGAGAACCGATTTATAATGCGGAAGGGGGAGCTGTCTTCAAAGGAGATAGGCTTATCGGTTGGTTGGATGGGGAGGAGGCGCGCAGTTATCTTTGGGTTATGGATAATATCAAAGGGGGCATTATCGCTTATGTCCCAGATGAAAATAGTCTAGAGGGTAGGATAGCTTTTGAGATCATCCGTGCCAAGAGTAAATTGAAACCAATTTTGGAGGAAGACGGAACATTGCGCATGGTGGTGGAAGTAGAGGCGCAATGCAACATTGGGGAGCTCATGAATCATAAAGAAATAACTCGTCTGGAAGAATTCCAGGAATTGAAGCGCATTTTAACCCAATGTGTAATTGATGAAACCCAAGTCATTGTGGACAAAGCCCAAAAAGAGCTAGAATCAGATATTCTAGCCTTTGGACTTGCGGTCAAACGACGTTATCCACAGTATTGGAACGAGCATCAGACGGAATGGGAGACTATCTTTCCTGAGCTCGATGTGGAAATTCTCGTTCATGCTCAAATCAACACCCGTGGTTCTATTCGCTAA
- a CDS encoding hemolysin family protein encodes MVAALFLVALNAFFVAAEFSLVKVRKTRLAELSETGSKKATVALEVTSQLDAYLSASQLGITLASLGLGWLGEPAIATLLAPLFANLVEWDGVLTHTVSVVIAFLLITFLHIVLGELVPKSIAIQSAEKTALWTAGPLKTFYKFFYPIIRSLNGLANLILKRWGVSPANESDLAHTEEELRMLVDASQRHGVLDKLEGKLLDNVFEFSDRVVSEVMVPRQDMVCLYIQDSMEEVLHVVKTTGHTRYPLCDDDKDNVIGLVHMLDLLCLPEERATKSIADLKRDILIVPEGMPISHLVQKMRAQRTHLAVVVDEFGGTAGMVTIEDLIEELVGEIYDEFESKEQAEIIKGAEGEYLINGRVLLDDLVDLLEIDFEEETVSTLGGFVFNRLGRKPAKGDTIDFQNYIFSVIEVVGFRITLVKVSNKPAVSSLPSLVEAQEDIAK; translated from the coding sequence GTGGTTGCAGCTTTGTTCCTTGTCGCTTTAAATGCATTCTTTGTGGCAGCTGAATTTTCTTTGGTCAAAGTAAGGAAAACTCGACTTGCCGAGCTCTCCGAAACAGGGTCGAAGAAAGCTACGGTTGCTCTGGAAGTAACTTCTCAGCTAGATGCCTATCTTTCGGCAAGCCAACTAGGTATAACGTTGGCCTCCCTAGGACTGGGCTGGCTGGGCGAACCGGCCATTGCGACCTTGTTGGCGCCGCTTTTTGCGAACCTCGTGGAGTGGGATGGAGTTTTAACTCACACTGTATCGGTGGTTATTGCTTTTCTTTTGATAACGTTCTTGCATATTGTTTTAGGCGAGTTAGTTCCTAAATCGATAGCCATTCAAAGCGCTGAGAAAACAGCCTTATGGACGGCAGGTCCTTTAAAGACCTTCTACAAGTTCTTTTATCCAATCATTCGCTCCTTAAATGGGCTTGCGAACCTGATTTTAAAGCGTTGGGGTGTTTCCCCAGCTAATGAATCGGACCTTGCCCACACGGAAGAAGAATTGCGGATGCTTGTCGATGCCAGCCAACGCCATGGGGTATTGGATAAGCTGGAAGGAAAACTCTTAGATAATGTCTTTGAATTTTCGGATCGAGTGGTTAGTGAGGTTATGGTTCCCCGACAAGATATGGTGTGTCTTTATATTCAGGATTCCATGGAAGAGGTTCTCCATGTCGTGAAAACAACGGGGCACACACGCTATCCCTTATGTGATGATGATAAAGATAATGTCATCGGCCTAGTTCATATGCTGGATTTGCTTTGTCTCCCTGAAGAACGGGCAACAAAGAGTATTGCTGACTTGAAGCGAGATATACTCATCGTACCGGAAGGCATGCCCATCTCGCATTTAGTCCAGAAAATGCGCGCCCAAAGAACCCATCTTGCGGTAGTAGTCGATGAGTTTGGGGGTACTGCCGGAATGGTGACCATCGAAGATCTTATCGAGGAATTAGTTGGTGAAATCTATGATGAATTTGAGAGTAAAGAACAAGCGGAAATCATCAAAGGCGCGGAAGGTGAATACCTAATTAACGGGCGGGTCTTGCTCGATGACTTAGTTGATTTACTAGAAATTGACTTTGAAGAGGAGACCGTTTCCACTTTGGGTGGTTTTGTCTTCAATCGCTTAGGTCGTAAACCGGCCAAAGGTGATACAATTGATTTTCAGAACTATATCTTTTCCGTAATAGAAGTCGTTGGCTTTAGAATCACCCTGGTGAAAGTGAGTAACAAGCCTGCTGTGAGTTCTTTGCCTTCACTGGTAGAAGCTCAAGAAGATATTGCAAAATAA
- a CDS encoding spore germination protein, which translates to MSNNKPVQISESLEKIENQIRSIFGNSADLSMREFGLGSMNQGLLVFIEGLVEQEYISTSILKPLMDFSPLRVGDIPPQPLVDVLRRQVLINSKIEKVNTYEEVTKGLLVGKTALFLEQAESALLLNTFGGKTRSVDKPETEVTVRGPREGFIENLSTNTSLLRRKISDENLRIESMVLGQRTKTQINIAYIEGLANPKLVVELKSRLKSIDIDAILESGYIEQLIEDTPQSIFPTVGNTEKPDKLAAKLLEGRVGVLVDGTPFALTVPYLFVEAFQNPEDYYSRPYYTSIIRLIRYLCFYFSTMLPAFYVAIQSFHQEMLPTSLLINMSAGREGIPFPVIIEALMMGLMYEILREAGVRMPRNVGQAVSIVGALVLGEAAVQAGIVSQAMVIVVSLTAISGFLIPPLTSSMSLLRLYFLIATGFLGMFGWLISLLALSIHMGNIRSFGIIYLSPLIPSNLGDLKDGMVRFPLWAMISRPSLLGGTGRQSKKGMLQKLARLRGNKN; encoded by the coding sequence ATGAGCAATAACAAGCCGGTGCAGATTTCGGAGAGTCTCGAGAAAATTGAAAATCAGATACGCAGTATTTTTGGGAATAGTGCCGATCTTTCTATGCGTGAGTTTGGCCTGGGTTCTATGAATCAAGGCTTGCTGGTCTTTATCGAAGGGCTTGTGGAACAAGAATATATTAGCACCTCGATACTTAAGCCCCTTATGGATTTTTCACCACTTCGGGTAGGTGATATTCCTCCTCAACCGCTCGTGGATGTGCTCCGCAGGCAAGTCTTGATCAATAGCAAAATCGAAAAGGTAAATACCTATGAAGAGGTAACTAAAGGGTTGTTAGTAGGGAAAACGGCCCTTTTCCTCGAGCAGGCTGAGTCTGCTTTGCTGCTGAATACTTTTGGTGGTAAGACGCGCAGTGTTGATAAACCGGAAACAGAGGTTACCGTACGTGGGCCTCGGGAAGGATTTATCGAGAACCTTAGTACAAACACTTCACTACTGCGCAGAAAAATAAGTGATGAGAATTTACGTATCGAATCCATGGTTTTAGGCCAACGAACAAAAACCCAAATCAATATTGCTTACATCGAGGGTTTGGCCAATCCTAAGCTTGTTGTGGAATTAAAAAGTCGGCTCAAGTCCATTGATATTGATGCAATTTTGGAAAGCGGCTATATCGAGCAATTAATCGAGGATACTCCCCAATCCATCTTCCCGACTGTGGGCAATACCGAGAAACCGGATAAGTTGGCGGCCAAACTTTTAGAAGGGCGAGTAGGGGTATTAGTGGATGGGACACCCTTTGCCTTAACTGTGCCCTATCTTTTTGTCGAGGCCTTCCAGAACCCTGAGGATTATTATTCCCGTCCCTACTACACATCGATTATTCGTTTGATTCGCTATCTGTGCTTCTACTTCTCTACCATGCTTCCAGCCTTCTATGTAGCGATCCAATCCTTTCATCAAGAGATGCTACCCACCAGCTTATTGATTAACATGAGCGCCGGGCGTGAGGGAATACCCTTTCCGGTCATTATCGAAGCTTTAATGATGGGGCTTATGTATGAGATTCTCAGGGAGGCCGGGGTGAGGATGCCGCGCAATGTGGGGCAGGCTGTCAGTATTGTGGGGGCCTTGGTTCTAGGTGAGGCAGCGGTTCAGGCCGGCATTGTCAGCCAGGCCATGGTCATCGTGGTGTCCCTGACAGCCATTTCCGGTTTTCTGATTCCGCCACTCACAAGTTCAATGTCACTTTTGCGTTTATATTTTCTAATCGCCACCGGGTTTTTAGGCATGTTTGGTTGGTTGATTTCCTTATTAGCGCTCTCTATACATATGGGAAATATTCGTTCCTTTGGTATTATATACCTCTCCCCCCTTATTCCTTCCAATCTCGGTGATTTAAAGGACGGTATGGTGCGATTTCCACTCTGGGCCATGATCTCACGTCCATCATTATTGGGGGGCACTGGGCGCCAGAGTAAAAAGGGTATGCTGCAAAAATTGGCAAGGTTAAGAGGAAATAAAAATTAG
- a CDS encoding UxaA family hydrolase yields MNIFGYRRSDGQFGIRNHLLILPTSVCSTTVAFNIAAQVPGAVAIPNQHGCCQVGADYTQTLRTLIGLGKNPNVGAVLVVGLGCEGIPIQETAAEIAKSGKPVQVIIIQEHGGTLKTTALGVQIASQMARSITLLKPVEAPLSELSLGIECGGSDFTSGLASNPAVGTASDLLVKAGGTAMLSETTEFIGAEHVLAKRAISPEVAQKLMEIVQQTELRAKQLHVDLRQGQPTPGNITGGISSIEEKSLGCIYKAGHSPIQDILPYGQPPCGKGLYVMDTPGQDVESISGMLAGGVQVVVFTTGRGTPTGSPIAPVIKVTANSDTYQNMEDNIDLDLSSIISGEETIEQAGRRIFAEMVEVANGKFTKSESLGHREFGIFRIGSTF; encoded by the coding sequence ATGAATATCTTCGGTTATCGACGCTCCGATGGTCAGTTTGGCATCCGCAACCATCTTCTTATCCTTCCTACTTCAGTCTGTTCAACTACTGTTGCTTTCAATATTGCCGCCCAAGTTCCCGGGGCTGTAGCCATCCCCAATCAACATGGCTGCTGTCAAGTAGGTGCGGATTATACACAGACCCTGCGGACACTCATCGGTTTAGGCAAAAACCCTAATGTCGGGGCAGTGCTTGTGGTGGGCTTAGGCTGTGAAGGGATACCCATCCAAGAAACCGCTGCTGAGATCGCCAAATCAGGTAAACCCGTGCAAGTGATCATTATTCAAGAACACGGTGGCACCCTGAAAACCACCGCTCTAGGTGTTCAGATCGCCAGTCAAATGGCTCGCAGCATCACACTTCTCAAGCCGGTAGAGGCTCCGCTTAGCGAGCTTTCCCTGGGGATTGAATGCGGAGGATCTGATTTTACTTCAGGTTTAGCCTCCAATCCTGCTGTGGGCACCGCCTCAGATCTTCTGGTTAAGGCCGGTGGTACTGCCATGCTCTCCGAAACTACCGAGTTTATCGGCGCTGAGCATGTACTGGCCAAACGAGCAATATCACCCGAAGTAGCTCAAAAATTAATGGAGATTGTCCAACAAACAGAGCTTCGTGCTAAACAGTTGCATGTGGATCTGCGACAAGGTCAACCTACCCCAGGAAACATAACAGGGGGGATCAGTTCCATCGAGGAAAAATCTTTGGGCTGTATCTACAAGGCCGGACACTCACCAATTCAGGATATCCTCCCCTATGGTCAACCTCCTTGCGGAAAAGGCCTTTATGTTATGGATACCCCCGGTCAAGATGTGGAATCTATTTCCGGAATGCTTGCTGGTGGTGTTCAGGTTGTTGTATTTACTACCGGACGTGGTACTCCGACCGGTTCACCTATTGCTCCTGTCATCAAAGTCACCGCCAATAGCGATACCTATCAAAACATGGAAGACAACATCGATCTTGACCTTTCCTCCATCATTTCCGGTGAGGAAACCATCGAGCAGGCTGGTCGACGAATCTTCGCAGAGATGGTTGAGGTCGCAAACGGTAAATTCACTAAGTCCGAAAGTCTCGGGCATCGCGAATTCGGCATTTTCCGCATCGGCTCTACTTTTTAG
- a CDS encoding ParM/StbA family protein has protein sequence MFENDILVAGGDPGFGAIKLDAGDTKVLFPAVICKGNERIFSTLGNMNVGRGSDEELQIASLDVIVTNHSTGVSRHYFMGSLAESLNPNEAHYCWDEDKSTDEEATALLVVALAIAQKEPKANIYLGTGVPVKYYAALRDKYEAELKGSWSVTFRSGPFKGQTRQLTIIRSRVLPQSYGVFIKETLNEYGIPISPKLFNGYVVVIDPGFRTTDVATFYDGVMLDPPNSFSIEKGLKWAYTGVAEKLKEMTANHANPIETDDKELDKIFRVNGGVYPWNTGSINLNPIMEDMLEQLGTDISREVKKSLKPMMGKIHTVLVAGKVGEMIFNHLQFENKVLIDNPQFGNATGFRIMAANLVNNLTKKVNENP, from the coding sequence GTGTTTGAAAATGATATTCTTGTAGCCGGGGGAGATCCTGGATTTGGTGCCATTAAGTTGGACGCAGGGGACACCAAAGTATTATTTCCTGCGGTCATCTGCAAGGGCAACGAAAGAATCTTTTCGACTTTAGGCAATATGAATGTGGGAAGAGGATCCGATGAAGAATTGCAGATTGCCTCCTTGGATGTCATAGTCACCAATCATTCCACAGGAGTATCCCGCCATTATTTCATGGGGAGTTTGGCCGAAAGCCTCAATCCCAATGAAGCGCATTATTGTTGGGATGAAGATAAATCCACGGATGAAGAAGCTACGGCTTTGTTGGTGGTAGCTTTAGCCATAGCTCAGAAAGAACCCAAGGCCAATATTTATTTAGGGACAGGGGTTCCGGTGAAGTACTACGCTGCCTTGAGGGATAAATATGAGGCAGAGCTTAAAGGTTCTTGGTCGGTTACTTTCCGTTCCGGTCCTTTTAAAGGCCAGACTCGCCAGTTGACCATTATTCGCTCTCGTGTGCTGCCCCAAAGTTACGGCGTTTTCATCAAAGAAACCCTCAATGAATATGGAATTCCCATTAGTCCCAAACTGTTCAATGGTTATGTCGTCGTGATTGATCCTGGCTTTAGGACTACGGACGTAGCTACCTTTTATGATGGTGTCATGCTTGACCCGCCGAATTCTTTTAGTATTGAAAAGGGCTTAAAATGGGCTTATACAGGGGTTGCTGAGAAATTAAAGGAAATGACCGCAAATCATGCGAATCCCATCGAAACCGATGATAAAGAACTGGACAAGATTTTTCGGGTTAATGGAGGGGTGTATCCTTGGAACACAGGTTCCATTAATCTTAATCCAATCATGGAAGACATGCTAGAGCAGTTGGGGACGGATATCTCCCGTGAGGTCAAAAAGTCATTGAAACCAATGATGGGCAAGATCCATACCGTCTTGGTCGCCGGCAAGGTAGGGGAGATGATTTTTAATCATTTGCAATTTGAGAATAAAGTGCTGATTGATAATCCTCAGTTTGGCAATGCCACGGGCTTTAGAATTATGGCAGCCAATCTGGTCAATAACTTAACGAAAAAGGTCAACGAGAATCCATGA